One region of Danio aesculapii chromosome 7, fDanAes4.1, whole genome shotgun sequence genomic DNA includes:
- the znf821 gene encoding zinc finger protein 821 isoform X1: MSRRKQTNPFKVNWPFHTTGLSGPQHTFEMDARDDFIEDGECNSQEPEEQDSTSDDGDSDFDKDDDSNASADDSMTSIKSSHCHILQDDVKEESEEGADHGSFVCPLCSMEFSSADQLIAHVYQHTAVGGSKSYVCPVCGRALSSPGSLGRHLLIHSEDRLSNCAVCGAHFTDTNNFNREKLKEFLDTSSIEINSDGESCAMSNPLPRSPTTNPSTNPGPVLTSMPDGLLSSAPPLPSLSGSLSPSSTGLPPLPDLMSPMPVYPAGVLLVCNSCVAYQQLVDAQSPSMRKWAIRRKNEPVEVRMQRLERERTAKKTKRACETPEEREMRRLRDREAKRMQRMQETDEQRSRRLQRDREAMRLKRANETPEKRQARLIREREAKRLKRRLEKIDPSLRNQIEHDPAAMAALTADMSLFQFSFPMSVPSMDNGLFMKLP; the protein is encoded by the exons GGCCTTTTCACACGACTGGGTTGTCCGGCCCGCAGCACACTTTTGAGATGGACGCTAGAGACGACTTCATTGAGGACGGCGAATGCAACTCACAGGAACCTGAAGAGCAAGACAGCACAAGTG ACGACGGTGACAGTGATTTCGATAAAGACGACGACTCAAATGCCTCGGCTGATGACAGCATGACGAGTATTAAGAGCAGTCACTGCCACATACTGCAGGATGACGTCAAGGAG GAGAGCGAGGAAGGAGCTGACCATGGGAGTTTTGTTTGTCCTCTTTGTTCCATGGAGTTCAGTAGCGCTGACCAGCTCATCGCACACGTTTATCAG CACACAGCTGTGGGTGGCAGTAAGAGTTATGTCTGTCCTGTTTGTGGACGAGCTCTCAGTTCTCCGGGCTCTCTTGGCCGTCATCTTCTCATCCATTCAGAGGACCGTCTGTCCAACTGTGCAGTGTGTGGAGCTCACTTTACAGACACCAACAACTTCAACAG GGAAAAGTTGAAGGAATTCCTCGACACAAGCAGTATAGAGATCAACAGTGACGGTGAGTCCTGCGCCATGTCCAACCCTCTACCCAGAAGTCCTACAACAAACCCCAGCACAAATCCTGGTCCTGTACTGACCTCAATGCCAGACGGACTTCTCTCTTCTGCTCCCCCTCTTCCATCACTTTCTGGCAGCCTCAGTCCTTCCAGCACGGGCCTTCCGCCTCTTCCAGACCTCATGAGCCCAATGCCTGTGTACCCAGCTGGGGTTTTGTTGGTCTGCAACAGCTGTGTAGCCTACCAGCAGCTCGTGGATGCCCAGTCGCCGTCCATGAGGAAATGGGCGATCCGTAGGAAGAACGAACCCGTGGAGGTGCGGATGCAACGGCTCGAACGGGAGCGAACTGCCAAGAAGACAAAACGGGCATGCGAGACACCGGAGGAGCGAGAGATGCGGCGCTTGCGAGACCGTGAGGCAAAGCGAATGCAAAGGATGCAAGAGACTGACGAACAACGGTCACGTCGTCTACAGCGTGACCGGGAAGCCATGCGACTCAAACGGGCCAATGAGACACCAGAGAAGAGGCAGGCACGGCTAATCCGTGAGCGGGAGGCCAAGAGGCTAAAGCGACGCTTGGAGAAGATCGACCCATCGCTGAGAAACCAGATTGAACACGATCCTGCTGCAATGGCGGCGCTCACTGCTGATATGAGTCTGTTCCAGTTTTCATTCCCCATGTCCGTTCCCTCCATGGACAATGGACTGTTTATGAAGCTTCCCTAA
- the znf821 gene encoding zinc finger protein 821 isoform X2, giving the protein MDARDDFIEDGECNSQEPEEQDSTSDDGDSDFDKDDDSNASADDSMTSIKSSHCHILQDDVKEESEEGADHGSFVCPLCSMEFSSADQLIAHVYQHTAVGGSKSYVCPVCGRALSSPGSLGRHLLIHSEDRLSNCAVCGAHFTDTNNFNREKLKEFLDTSSIEINSDGESCAMSNPLPRSPTTNPSTNPGPVLTSMPDGLLSSAPPLPSLSGSLSPSSTGLPPLPDLMSPMPVYPAGVLLVCNSCVAYQQLVDAQSPSMRKWAIRRKNEPVEVRMQRLERERTAKKTKRACETPEEREMRRLRDREAKRMQRMQETDEQRSRRLQRDREAMRLKRANETPEKRQARLIREREAKRLKRRLEKIDPSLRNQIEHDPAAMAALTADMSLFQFSFPMSVPSMDNGLFMKLP; this is encoded by the exons ATGGACGCTAGAGACGACTTCATTGAGGACGGCGAATGCAACTCACAGGAACCTGAAGAGCAAGACAGCACAAGTG ACGACGGTGACAGTGATTTCGATAAAGACGACGACTCAAATGCCTCGGCTGATGACAGCATGACGAGTATTAAGAGCAGTCACTGCCACATACTGCAGGATGACGTCAAGGAG GAGAGCGAGGAAGGAGCTGACCATGGGAGTTTTGTTTGTCCTCTTTGTTCCATGGAGTTCAGTAGCGCTGACCAGCTCATCGCACACGTTTATCAG CACACAGCTGTGGGTGGCAGTAAGAGTTATGTCTGTCCTGTTTGTGGACGAGCTCTCAGTTCTCCGGGCTCTCTTGGCCGTCATCTTCTCATCCATTCAGAGGACCGTCTGTCCAACTGTGCAGTGTGTGGAGCTCACTTTACAGACACCAACAACTTCAACAG GGAAAAGTTGAAGGAATTCCTCGACACAAGCAGTATAGAGATCAACAGTGACGGTGAGTCCTGCGCCATGTCCAACCCTCTACCCAGAAGTCCTACAACAAACCCCAGCACAAATCCTGGTCCTGTACTGACCTCAATGCCAGACGGACTTCTCTCTTCTGCTCCCCCTCTTCCATCACTTTCTGGCAGCCTCAGTCCTTCCAGCACGGGCCTTCCGCCTCTTCCAGACCTCATGAGCCCAATGCCTGTGTACCCAGCTGGGGTTTTGTTGGTCTGCAACAGCTGTGTAGCCTACCAGCAGCTCGTGGATGCCCAGTCGCCGTCCATGAGGAAATGGGCGATCCGTAGGAAGAACGAACCCGTGGAGGTGCGGATGCAACGGCTCGAACGGGAGCGAACTGCCAAGAAGACAAAACGGGCATGCGAGACACCGGAGGAGCGAGAGATGCGGCGCTTGCGAGACCGTGAGGCAAAGCGAATGCAAAGGATGCAAGAGACTGACGAACAACGGTCACGTCGTCTACAGCGTGACCGGGAAGCCATGCGACTCAAACGGGCCAATGAGACACCAGAGAAGAGGCAGGCACGGCTAATCCGTGAGCGGGAGGCCAAGAGGCTAAAGCGACGCTTGGAGAAGATCGACCCATCGCTGAGAAACCAGATTGAACACGATCCTGCTGCAATGGCGGCGCTCACTGCTGATATGAGTCTGTTCCAGTTTTCATTCCCCATGTCCGTTCCCTCCATGGACAATGGACTGTTTATGAAGCTTCCCTAA